In the genome of Yersinia enterocolitica, the window ATCGATAAATGCCACTTTGTTGGCGTATTTCACTGCAAAATCCACATACTGTGCCTGCCCCAGCGCGATTTTGTCGTAATCAGAATATTGCAACGCCATCTCATCGCCGCCAAGATGGGAGAAGACATAATCCCGGCCATATTCCCACGCACTGGTAGTATTGAAGATATTGGCTAACTTATTGACCAAAGTGGATTTCCCACTGGATTCACCGCCCAGTATCGCCACAGTACGGACAAAAAATGGCTTCACTTCAGTCGGAATATAGTCCCAGTAACGGAAAGGGTCACGGCGGATCTGGCGACCACTGATCTTCATAAATGAGCGCTGTGGATCAATCAGGATGGTTTCGATGCCAAATTGCTCGTTGTAATGCGGCGCATCCTGGCTTTCGCTGGAATAAATAAAATTCGGAACAATGCCTTTTTCATTCATAAAGCTCTTTACGCCATGGCTCCACACATCCCAGCCATGGGGGTACGGCTCGATACCGTGCTCATCAAACGAATGAATATGGATATTTTTCTGATATTTAAAGGTTTGTAACAACCAGCGCAAACGGTCACTGACCGTCGGTTGCTGTGACATCGAACTGTTCTCAAACAGCTCACGATCGCGTGGCTCATCGAAACAAAGAATGATGTGCAACTCGTCAACCTGGCTACAGGCGCGCTGGATTAAATAGATATGGCCGGTATGCAGCGGATAAAATTTACCAAACACCACGCCGACTTTTTTCTCACGGCGGGGAAACTCCAGCCCGAGGAAACGGTGCAGAGCTTCAAGCTTTTGCGCACTGGGGCTTTTGATTTTGTCGTTGAGTAGCTGGCTTAAATAACCTTTGGTCATGCCGTTGCATTCGGCCACTTGCTGTAAGGTGCAACCCTTTTGCTTAATTGCTGTTTTGAGATAGTCGAATTGCAGCATACCGCCTCCTTGTTTAGTGCGCTAAACAAAAATAACACAGTATGTCGCAAGATGAACACGACTAAATTAGCGGTTATAAATCCTCTAACACCGCCAACGCATCAGCCAATTTCTTCACCCCGAACACCTGCATATTGGGCAGGGGCTTCTTCGGCATATTGGCATACGGCACGATAGCGCGTTTAAAACCGTGTTTGGCCGCCTCAGAGATACGCTCTTGACCACTGGGTACTGGGCGAATTTCACCGGCTAGCCCTACCTCACCAAATACCACTAAATCCTGTGGCAGCGGGCGGTCACGCAAGCTGGATACTAGCGACATCAGCAATGCCAGATCAGCACTGGTTTCTGTCACTTTCACCCCACCCACCACATTGACGAACACATCTTGGTCCGACATCTGTAACCCGCCATGGCGATGCAATACCGCCAACAAGATTGCCAGCCGGTTCTGTTCCAGACCGACCGCCACCCGACGTGGGTTGGACATCATTGAGTGATCGACCAGCGCCTGAATCTCTACCAGCAGCGGGCGAGTCCCTTCCCATACCACCATCACCGAGCTACCAGCAGTGACTTCATCCCCACGGCTGAGGAAAATCGCCGACGGGTTGCTAACTTCACGCAAGCCCTGTTCGGTCATAGCAAATACACCTAACTCATTCACCGCACCAAAGCGGTTTTTGTGGCTACGCAGCGTACGGAAACGAGTATCACCGTCACCATCAAGCATCACAGAGCAGTCAATACAGTGCTCCAGCACTTTCGGCCCGGCCAGTGAACCATCTTTCGTCACATGGCCCACCATGATAATGGCAACACCCCGGGTTTTGGCAAAACGGGTCAGGTAGGCGGCCGTTTCGCGCACTTGGGCCACGCTGCCCGGCGACGACTGAATATCCGCCATATGCATCACCTGAATGGAGTCGATCACCATCAAGCGCGGCTGCTCTTGCTCAGCAATCAAGCAAATTTGCTCTATACTGGTTTCCGACAGCATATTGAGGCCCGCTGTAGGCAACCCCAAACGATGCGCACGCATCGCCACCTGCTGCAACGACTCTTCGCCAGTGACATACAGGGTTTTCATGTTTTCAGACAGCTTGCAGAGCGTTTGCAACAGTAAGGTACTTTTCCCCGCGCCGGGGTTACCACCAATCAGAATGGCACTGCCCGGCACTACACCACCACCTAGCACCCGATCAAACTCAAGAAAGCCCGTTGAAAAGCGCGGTAGTTCGTCCAGACTGATATCTGACAGCTTCTGTACCCGGCTGACGCCTGCATCACCGGCATAGCCACCAAAACGCTCATTGCGCGACGACGACGAGGTTGCCGCCGCCAGCCTGATTTCGGTAATGGTATTCCAGGCATTACAGGCACTGCACTGCCCCTGCCAACGAGGATAATCGGCACCACACTCATTACAGACAAATGCTCGTTTTGGCGCTTTAGCCACGGTTCACCTCAATTTAATTAGCTCACACCTGCCTGAGCCCCAAATTACCTAATAAGCGTAATTGTTGCAGGCAGTTTGAGTGCAGACAGCGCGCAGAAATCGGAGCGTACACCATGACGTTGTAAATCATGGCGACGTGAGGATTTTATTCGCTACGCTCCCCCTACGGGCCGCCCTTAAGTGCGTTCAAAATGGCAAATAAAATAGCCTATTTCATCGTTCTTCGTGCTTCAGACTGCCGGTCAAAATGCAAAGAACACTCAGCAAATCACCGTGGCGGATCGCCACTTTCGCTTTGGCATACACCTTCGGCTTTGCATGGAAAGCCAGCCCTAAACCGGCGGCTTGCATCATTTTCAGGTCATTGGCGCCATCGCCGATAGCCACTGTTTGAGCAATAGGGATATTGAGTTTTTCCGCCAACTTGAGCAGGGTATCGGCTTTATATTGTGCATCGACAATCGGCCCTAACACTTTGCCGGTCAGCTTGCCGTCTTTGATTTCAAGTTCATTAGCTGCCACATCGACCAGACGCAGTTTGTCGCGCAGATATTCAGCGTAATAAGTAAAACCACCGGAGGCGATCGCCACATGCCAATCTAATGCCTGAAGCTTACGGACCAGGCTGGTCAGCCCCGGCATCAATGGCAGTTGGTCACGTACCTGTTTTAAGATATTGGCATCCGCCCCTTTCAGGGTGGCAACCCGCTGGCGCAGGCTGGCGGCGAAGTCCAGTTCACCTTGCATGGCGCGTTCGGTGACGGCAGCCACTTCTTCGCCGACACCGGCGAGTTTGGCAATCTCATCAATACATTCGATTTGGATGGCAGTTGAATCCATATCCATCACCAGCAGGCCCGGGGTACGCAAATGCGGGATAGCTCCCAGAGGGGCGACATCAAGACCGTTTTCATCCGCTAACGTTTTAATCCGTGGGGTTAAACTGCCGGCCAAACGGATGACCTGATAATCCTCCACACACCAGGCGGAGACAATCACCATGGCGGCACCCAATTGGCCCTGAAAACCCGTAATACGCTGTTTATCCAGCTTTCTACCGTACAGTAGCCAACCTGTATGACCGGCACGATAATCCAGCGGCATGACCTCATCACCACTGAGCGAAAGTGGCAGACCTGGCCATTGATAGATCTCCGCGGGGAGATCGCAATAGGTCAGACTATTAGACATGAATGACTCCTGTAGAAAACGGGGTAAAGACCAGACAAAAGGA includes:
- the serB gene encoding phosphoserine phosphatase SerB, which translates into the protein MSNSLTYCDLPAEIYQWPGLPLSLSGDEVMPLDYRAGHTGWLLYGRKLDKQRITGFQGQLGAAMVIVSAWCVEDYQVIRLAGSLTPRIKTLADENGLDVAPLGAIPHLRTPGLLVMDMDSTAIQIECIDEIAKLAGVGEEVAAVTERAMQGELDFAASLRQRVATLKGADANILKQVRDQLPLMPGLTSLVRKLQALDWHVAIASGGFTYYAEYLRDKLRLVDVAANELEIKDGKLTGKVLGPIVDAQYKADTLLKLAEKLNIPIAQTVAIGDGANDLKMMQAAGLGLAFHAKPKVYAKAKVAIRHGDLLSVLCILTGSLKHEER
- a CDS encoding multifunctional transcriptional regulator/nicotinamide-nucleotide adenylyltransferase/ribosylnicotinamide kinase NadR (catalyzes the formation of NAD(+) from nicotinamide ribonucleotide; catalyzes the formation of nicotinamide mononucleotide from nicotinamide riboside; also has a regulatory function) — translated: MLQFDYLKTAIKQKGCTLQQVAECNGMTKGYLSQLLNDKIKSPSAQKLEALHRFLGLEFPRREKKVGVVFGKFYPLHTGHIYLIQRACSQVDELHIILCFDEPRDRELFENSSMSQQPTVSDRLRWLLQTFKYQKNIHIHSFDEHGIEPYPHGWDVWSHGVKSFMNEKGIVPNFIYSSESQDAPHYNEQFGIETILIDPQRSFMKISGRQIRRDPFRYWDYIPTEVKPFFVRTVAILGGESSGKSTLVNKLANIFNTTSAWEYGRDYVFSHLGGDEMALQYSDYDKIALGQAQYVDFAVKYANKVAFIDTDFVTTQAFCKKYEGKEHPFVQALIDEYRFDLVILLENNTPWVADGLRSLGSDRDRKSFQNLLEQMLRSNNIEYVHVESADYDERFLRCVELVQQLLAADLQRLARPSLLSDVPQ
- a CDS encoding DNA repair protein RadA translates to MAKAPKRAFVCNECGADYPRWQGQCSACNAWNTITEIRLAAATSSSSRNERFGGYAGDAGVSRVQKLSDISLDELPRFSTGFLEFDRVLGGGVVPGSAILIGGNPGAGKSTLLLQTLCKLSENMKTLYVTGEESLQQVAMRAHRLGLPTAGLNMLSETSIEQICLIAEQEQPRLMVIDSIQVMHMADIQSSPGSVAQVRETAAYLTRFAKTRGVAIIMVGHVTKDGSLAGPKVLEHCIDCSVMLDGDGDTRFRTLRSHKNRFGAVNELGVFAMTEQGLREVSNPSAIFLSRGDEVTAGSSVMVVWEGTRPLLVEIQALVDHSMMSNPRRVAVGLEQNRLAILLAVLHRHGGLQMSDQDVFVNVVGGVKVTETSADLALLMSLVSSLRDRPLPQDLVVFGEVGLAGEIRPVPSGQERISEAAKHGFKRAIVPYANMPKKPLPNMQVFGVKKLADALAVLEDL